Proteins from a genomic interval of Debaryomyces hansenii CBS767 chromosome E complete sequence:
- a CDS encoding DEHA2E10450p (some similarities with uniprot|Q99299 Saccharomyces cerevisiae YPL158C): MSSVVVLKINNEKNNFERPNEADWNDDKQLKLENYVQSIASETGNVNDFFERVEWSYLTTYLSMGNQQFIQMKVDEIYEEQYATKVNESGVNTIIDGWKNKDNPIYKEVSQLVENLNIQAFKVNEENGLSEGTDEIQAPVNGNPDRMDGNLLEDNMDEDSSLPEGVSNKNGKASTSPKIDFPKLTTTQRRMSLDLMYTVPRFSTGIPDQIPDLTKKRPNLSKPASATTTNINVTTKTDIITNSNQKQLMVSNSNRFQKFSRKIKSKITRNVNEVTSSPKSPLIVQLDDTLKGKPENIVDDSKNVNGKQGKDRNRYKLSGLEKGRRLSLVGENLPLYIRQQLEPNYSNQNPVLENSSFQVDSASSRSLSRRQSRMHNLLENSQSLYSQSKDLSLVGSGTNQDDNTMPNTSEIERLNENNDETENGSDDDKEYISPDSLARYYGSDANEEDLITNINEIEDAFDFINVRSYDAYEDMEEEDEEEEDDEDYNEDDEYLFKI; this comes from the exons atgCTGTCGGTAGTAGTACTCAAGATTAATAATGagaagaataattttgaaaggCCAAATGAA GCGGATTGGAATGATGATAAGCAATTAAAGTTAGAAAATTACGTTCAGTCTATTGCTAGTGAAACAGGAAATgtaaatgatttttttgaaagagTTGAATGGTCGTATTTAACAACTTACCTAAGTATGGGGAACCAACAATTTATACAAATGAAGGTAGATGAGATATACGAAGAACAATATGCAACAAAAGTAAATGAAAGCGGAGTAAATACAATCATAGACGGCTGGAAAAATAAGGATAACCCAATTTATAAGGAGGTTTCCCAATTagttgaaaatttgaatatacaAGCGTTTAAGgtgaatgaagaaaatggtCTAAGTGAAGGTACTGATGAAATTCAAGCTCCAGTAAACGGTAACCCAGATCGGATGGATGGCAACTTATTAGAAGATAATATGGATGAGGATTCGTCCTTACCAGAGGGGGTATCTAACAAAAATGGAAAAGCATCAACTTCCCCTAAAATAGACTTCCCTAAACTTACTACAACTCAAAGGAGAATGTCTTTAGATCTTATGTACACAGTTCCTAGGTTTTCTACTGGAATACCAGATCAAATACCAGATTTAACTAAGAAGAGACCAAATTTAAGCAAACCAGCGTCAGCAACCACTACGAACATTAATGTTACAACTAAAACAGATATAATTACGAATTCAAACCAAAAGCAATTAATGGTTTCAAATAGTAATCGGTTTCAAAAGTTCCTGCGTAAAATTAAACTGAAAATTACTAGAAACGTAAATGAAGTTACATCATCCCCAAAAAGCCCTTTAATTGTTCAACTTGATGATACTTTGAAAGGCAAACCGGAAAATATTGTAGATGATTCTAAAAACGTTAACGGTAAACAAGGAAAAGACAGAAATCGTTATAAACTTTCGGGATTAgaaaaaggaagaagacTTTCCTTGGTTGGAGAGAATTTACCATTGTACATTAGGCAACAGTTAGAGCCAAATTATTCTAATCAGAATCCTgttcttgaaaattcatcatttcaAGTAGACTCTGCATCTTCTCGatctttatcaagaagACAATCAAGAATGCATAATCTTTTAGAAAATTCACAATCTTTGTATTCCCAATCGAAAGATTTATCTTTGGTGGGTTCCGGGACAAATCAGGACGACAATACTATGCCAAATACGAGTGAAATTGAACGACTCAATGAAAACAACGACGAGACTGAAAATGGGTCTGATGACGATAAGGAATACATACTGCCTGATCTGTTGGCTCGATATTATGGCAGCGATGCCAATGAGGAAGACCTTATCACTaatatcaatgaaataGAGGACGCTTTTGACTTTATAAACGTCAGGAGCTACGATGCATATGAAGAcatggaagaagaagacgaggaagaagaggatGACGAGGattataatgaagatgatgaatatcTTTTTAAAATATAG